The genomic stretch ATGAAACTTGGCAGCTTGGCATCCACGGTAAAAACAACGTTGCTTGTGTTGATTGTCATATGCCTAAAGTGAAAAACAAAGATGGCAAAGTGTATACCGACCATAAAGTAGGTAACCCTTTCGACCGCTTTGACGACACCTGTGCGCAATGTCATACCCAAGACAAGAAAACCATGATGAACATTGTTAAGTCTCGTAAAGACAAAGTTCAAGAGATGAAACTTCTGGCTGAGAAACAAATTGTGGCAGCACACTTTGAAGCTAAAGCCGCTTGGGATGCGGGTGCTACCCCAGCAGAAATGAAAGACATCTTACTTGATATTCGACATGCACAATGGCGTTGGGATTACGCAATCGCCTCACACGGTGTTCACATGCACGCACCAGAAGTCGCGCTACGCGTTCTTGGTACTGCGGTAGACCGTGCGACAGATGCTCGTACCAAACTTATCCGCCTACTTGCGAAGAAAGGCATCACGGATCCAGTCAAGATCCCTGATATCTCAACCAAAGAAGCGGCGCAAAAAGCACTGGGTATGGATATGAAAGGCATGAATCAAGAGAAACAAGACTTCTTGAAGACGGTTGTACCTGAGTGGGATAAAGAAGCGAAGAAACGAGAAGCAAGCTATCCTCAATAATAGCGGGCCTCAATAACACCGATAACGTGTTAGTGTGAACTTAAAAGCTTGGTCATGATTGTGACCAAGCTTTTTATTGTCTAATAACTAGGGGCTGTTGATCTTTCGTGGTTGTTTTTGCTGCGAATTGTTGGGTTTTTATACAAGGAAAAGGCTTTGTGGTGTAGCTGGCTACACGAAAAGCCGATGACGAAGTAGAAAAGACCAACAAACGCAGCCCGAAGGGTTCGGCTAAAAGCCTTTTACTCTTCGTTAAGTCTCATTTACTTAGAATAACTAGGCTTCAATCGACTTGCCTCGATTAAAAGGCTTTTATCTCGAACAAAATTTAATCACGAAAGATCAACAGCCCCTAAACTGTCTTGAGATGCTAACACTATAGATTACGTTCTTTCCTCATCATTTAAACGCACTAAAGACCATTTGATATTTATTCTGACAAGAGAATTCGCTATACGTTAAAATCAGACTATTGATCAATGAAATGGGGACTTTTATATGGATAAGAATTTAAAACATTCAAATAAGCCGACCGAAAAATTCACTCCCGATTTAAAAAACTTTGAGACCAGTTTATCTTATGAAGGTATGGAATTAAAAGCCCATAAATCTCGATCAATAAAAGATCTTAAACAACAATATGCGCGATAAATATGGGGTTAATCACTACCGGTATTGCTACTCCGGATCTGACGTCCTCATAAATAAACTCAATATAAAAGATAGTCTTGATCTGGAGGAAGCTGAGGTTGCATTTTCCAAAGAAAGATACCTTTCCTACCAAAGTAACAAGACCCAACTGGATCACTTCAATTTTGGACATTTAAAACATTTACACTTTGTTTTATTTCAAGATCTTTATCGTTGGGCTGGTCAGCTCAGAGACGTAGATATATCTAAAGGTAACACTCGCTTTTGTACTTATTCACGTATTGAACCTGAAGCAAACAAGTTATTCTCTCAAATAGCATCTTTATCAACTGCAAATAATAAAGAGCACCTTATAACTCAAGCTGCTGATTTATTTTGTGAAATGAACTTACTTCATCCTTTTAGAGAAGGTAATGGGAGAACACTACGTTTCTTTTTCGAAGAAATGTTGTTTGTAGCAGGATATGATGTTGTATGGCCTGTAATAACTCCAGAGTGTTGGATTGAAGCTAACATTGCAGGTGTGCATTTTGACCTAGCACCATTAAAGAATATTTTTCATCAAGCCATCACTCTGCATAAAAATTAATCCGCTATCAATGCATCAACTCTTTGGCTTGGTTAATTGCTTTAATAATGGTGACGCGATCAACATCGTCATGATTGGTGTCGAGTGCATGCTGCCAAAGATCAATCGCATCTTGGTATTCAGCATTTAAGAAATGATCCGATGCCAATAACATCAATGTAGGCACATTGTCTTTATCGACCGCAAGCGCCTTATCTAACAAGGCTTGTGTTTGTGGGGTAATCCTTTGATTATTTTCATAATATAACGCAGTCGCATGGGCGGAATAAATATTGGCTTGTGGCTCTTTAGCTAAACGTTCGGCGTAACTAAAAGCGGTAGCGGCATTTTCAAACTGATTGGCGTACATATAAGCATTGCCCAACGCGTACCAACTCTCCCCTTTTTGTTTGTCTTTCATTACTAACGCTTGCATCGCTTCAATTTGTTGTTGATTAACTTGTGAGCCGGTTTGGATCAAACCTTGTTGATTTGATTGGGGATCGCTGTGTTGCTGTCGGCTATTTTGAGTCGAGGCTTGCTTTTGCTGCCAATCAGGTTGGCCAATATAATGATAAATAGTTAATGACGCCGAGGCTAAGAACGTGACTAGCAAGATTGGAAACCACCCATTAGGGCTATTTTGAGTGTTCTTTTTACTGCGCCAATAAGCTAAATACACCACCACGGCAAGCACCAATACCACACCAAAAATCCCAATCATTAACGCTTCCTATTGTTATCTATTACGAGGTTTTATGAGTTTCTAAAGCTTATTTTTATTGAACACTCATATTAACTGAATCCCTCTGAAACTAATTTGATCCCACACATTACTCGTCATTTTATTTGCCTTTCTCATCAAAAAACAGTCACTAGCAAAAAAACCAGCCCAACCTCTAAAGCATCCGCTTAGTGATTGGACTGGTTTTTGGATTATAAAATAGCTTGTGTCTTATAAAGTCGCTTGTGGCTTAAATTAACAGCAATAAGCAAACGCTATTATTTCTTCATCATGTACATATCACGAGTATAACGTCGGTCTGACGCATTGGTGGCGCTAAATCCGCCAAGTGCCTCATTTTTTAGCACAGAACGAGTGTAGAAATACACCGGAATAGCAGGCATATCATTAGCAAAGATCTGCTCGGCATGTTGATAGTAGCTTAAACGTTTGGCTTCATCTTGCGCTTGGCTAGCATCTGCCATGGCTTTATCGTAATCCGCATCATGCCAACCGCCATAATTCATACCTGCTGAATCAAAGTACGATAAGAAGGTTGACGCTTCGTTGTAATCCCCCATCCATGCGTAACGCGCGACAGAGAAGTTTTTATCGGCCAAGGCTTGAATAAAGGTTTTCCATTCTTGGTTTGCAATGGTTACATCCGCGCCTAAATTCTTTTTCCACATTGATCCCATCACAATCGCCAGTTTTTTATGTGCTTCACTAGTGTTGTATTCAAGCTCAAATTTTAGTGGGTTACTTTTATTGTAGCCTGCCTCTTCCAATAACTGCTTAGCTTTAGCAATACGATCTTTTTGCGACATTTTCGCCCAATCAAGATCCGGTACTTTAAAGCCAGCAACGGCCGGTGGTGTATTAGTGTAAGCTGGAATTTGCCCCTGCCCTAAAATACGCTCGGCGATCACGTCGCGATCAATAGAATACGCCAGCGCTTTACGTACCCGCGGATCATCAAATGGTTTTTTATCAAGATTGAACAAGTAATAATAGGTGCCGAGTGATGGCATGGTTAATAACTGATCTGGACGCTCTTTTTTGATGGTTTGATACAATTCCAGTGGCACCACTGAAGTGATGTCCATTTCGCCAGTACGGAAGCGGTTATACTCTGCATTCACATCCGAAATCGGCAGATAGGTCACCTTGTTGATCACGGTATCTTTATCATTCCAATAGGCTTTATTACGAACTAGCTCAACTTTTTCATTGATCACCCAATCGGATAATATGTAGGCGCTGCTGGTAACAATGTTGCCCGGCTTGGTCCACGCTTGACCAAATTTTTTCACTGCTGCTTCGGGTACCGCAAAAGTACTTTCATGCGCCAGCATTTTGGTGAAATACGGCACTGAACGTTCAAGTTCAATTTGGAAGGTATGATCATCTAGCGCTTTCACGCCTAAGGTATCAATATTCTTACTGCCTTTGGTAATGTCTTTGGCGTTTTTGATGCCGGCCATTTCTAAATACCAAGAATATGGCGCACCCGTAATTGGGTTAACGACACGTTTAAACGCAAACACAAAATCACTGGCTTTGATTGGCGAGCCATCCGACCAATTGGCATCACGCAAATGGAAGGTATAGGTTTTTCCATCGTCCGAGACTTCCCATTTAGTAGCCAGCGCTGGAATGATATTGCCTTGTTGATCTTCGGTTACAAGACCTTCAAACATATCGCTGATCACGCGAGAGCTGGCAGTATCGGAAGACATGGATGGATCAAGGGTTGGCACTTCATCGCCATTACCGCGCACCACTTCTTGTTTTTGAGCCAGTTCAACACCAGCGGGCACTTGCGCAGCAAAAGAGGGATTTATAAGCAGCAAAGAAATGGCGGTCGCCACCCCTGTTTTTATCAATTTTTGCATCTGGTAATTCCTTTTATAATGTTTGTGCATCCTGCAGATATGATCGCTTTTGTCTCATCTTGAGTGACACTATCTGTGTGTCTTATTCAAAGCTATTCATTTCAAACCGCAAATTCAAAATAGTCATTTCAAACTCACTGTAAATATCATATCAATTACACCAATAATGTAGCCTTCCTGATAGAAAGCATAATTATTTTTACCAGACTTTTAACAAAAATTCATTACCTTAAATCAAAAACAACCAATCTCGTTACACTTATCTTACTTAATACTTCCTATAGAAACCTTCTGATCATCGAATACGTAAAATTAGAAGAATAAAGTAATATTATGAGCAAGTTTTAGACAAAAAAAATCCGCTTCCAGAGCTATTGCAGATGAATAGTCTTGAAACGGATTTTACACACTCTTTTGCGAGTGAGGTTACAACTTATTAATCCAACATATTACGAGAATTAGTCGCGTAAGCTGGCATTAAATTTATCGCTTAATGTGGCAACAATCGCCTCTACAGAAGCGGCAATGTCTGCATCTTCTAAGGTACGTTCGATTGATTGAAGGCTTAATGCGATAGCTAGGCTCTTCTTGCCTTCTTCCACGCCTTGACCTTGATACACATCAAACAGTTTCGCGCCCGTTAATAGCTCGCCACCAGAAGCAAGACAAGCTGCAACGATATCGCCACTGGCTACGGTTTCATCGACGACTACCGCAATATCACGGCGGTTAGCTGGGAATTTAGATACCGCTACCGCTTCTGGCAATACACGTTGATTAATCGCTGCCCATTCGATTTCAAACACGATAGTGCGGCCGTTAAGACCAAACTTACGTTCGAGTTCTGGGTGAACCGTACCAATAATACCGACTTCTTTTTCAGTCTCTAAACCGGCATTGATCACGATAGCAGCCGTTTGACCTGGGTGCAATGCTGGGTGTTTCGACGATTTAAAGCTGTAAGCAAGCTCGTTTGAAGTCAGCTCAAGTACCGCCTCTAAGTCGCCTTTCAGATCAAAGAAATCAACGCTGTTAGTGGCGATATCCCAATGTTCTTCACCGCGAGTTCCAGCGATCACACCGGCTAGCATTTCTTCTTGGCGCATGCCGTTTTCAGCAGATTGATCAGGAATGAAACGCATACCGTATTCAAACATACGTACGCGAGATTGTTGACGTTTCTGGTTATGTACTACGGTGTTGAGCAAACCTTGGATTAAACCAAGACGCATCGCTGACATATCGGCAGAAATTGGGAATGGCAAAATCAATGGCTCAATATCTGGCACGATCAATTTTTGCTGTTCAGGTTCAACAAAGCTGTATGTGATCGCTTCAAAGTAACCACGGTCAACCAGTAAATCACGTACGCGTTTTAGCGGTTGATTAACTTCTTTATGCAAGTTCATGCTAAGCGCGGCAACAGGTGCTTGGTTTGGAATGTTGTCGTAGCCGTAAATGCGGCCTACTTCTTCAATCAAATCTTGCTCAATCGCGATATCAAAACGCCATGAAGGAGATGTTGCCGTCCAACCTTCTGTTGTTTCTTTAACATCACAGCCTAGACGAGTTAAGATCTCAACTACATCGGTTGATGGAATTTCATGGCCTAACAAGCTGTCTAGTTTTGCACGGCGTAAAGCCACCGTGTTAGCAGTTGGAAGATCGGCTTTTGATTCAGCGGTAACGATTGGGGCAACCTCACCACCACAAATCTCAACCAATAATGCAGTCGCACGTTCCATTGCAGAAACTTGTAAACACCAATCCACACCACGTTCAAAACGCATGGATGAATCTGTGTGTAGACCGTAGCTACGAGCACGGCCACGGATCGCATCGGGTCCGAAGAATGCACACTCTAACAATACGTCTTGAGTATCGGTGCTTACGCCTGATGCTTCGCCACCAAAGATGCCGGCAATTGCCAAGGCTTTTGATTTGTCTGCGATCACTAATGTATCGCTGTTTAGCTCCGCTTCGTTGCCATCAAGCAGCGTCAGTTTTTCGCCTTGCTCAGCCATACGAACCACAATGCCACTGTCGATTTTAGCTAAATCAAACGCGTGCATTGGTTGACCTTGCTCAAGCATCACAAAGTTGGTGATATCAACGATTGGATCAATAGAGCGAATACCACAGCGACGCAGTTTTTCTTGCATCCAAACCGGGCTTTCGGCTTTTACGTTCACATTGCGGACAATACGTCCAAGGTAACGAGGACAAGCGTCAGCAGCGTTAATATCAATCGTGATGGTATCGTCAATGCTTGCCGCAACGGCTTCAACACTTGGTTGCTTCACTTCAAGGCGATTCAATACACCAACTTCACGCGCAAGACCGCGTAAACTAAAGCAATCGGCGCGGTTAGCGGTTAAATCAACATCAATAGTGACATCATTAAGATCAAGGTATTCACGGAAACAGGTTCCTAATACCGCATCTTGAGACAGCTCTAAAATACCATCAGATTCCACATCAATACCAAGCTCGGTGAACGAACACAGCATGCCGTGAGATGGCTGACCACGTAATTTCGCTTTTTTGATTTTGAAATCGCCTGGCAGTACTGCGCCAACGGTCGCAACAGCCACTTTAATGCCTAAACGACAGTTAGAAGCACCACAAACAATATCTAATAATTCTTCTGCGCCAACATCGACTTTGGTAACACGCAGTTTGTCGGCATCTGGGTGTTGTTCACACGACACCACTTGACCTACTTTGACACCAGTAAATGTGCCTGCAACCGGCAGTACATCATCCACTTCTAAACCAGCCATAGTAATTTGATGTGCTAGTTCTTCACTATTGACGGCTGGGTTTACCCACTCACGTAGCCAAGATTCAGAAAATTTCATTATGCTCTAGCCCTTACTTAAACTGTTTTAGGAAACGAAGATCGTTTTCAAAGAATGCACGTAAATCATTTACGCCGTAACGAAGCATAGTTAAACGCTCGATACCAATACCAAAGGCAAAACCTGAGTATTTTTCAGGGTCGATGCCCACGCTGCGCAATACATTTGGATGTACCATGCCACAACCTAAGATCTCTAACCATTTTCCATCTTTACGTTTTACATCTACTTCAGCAGAAGGCTCTGTGAATGGGAAGTAAGACGGACGGAAACGCACCTCTAGATCTTCTTCAAAGAAGTTACGCAAGAAGTCGTTCAAAATGCCTTTAAGTTGAGCAAAGTTCACATGCTCGTCCACCAGCATACCTTCTACTTGGTGAAACATTGGCGTGTGAGTTTGATCGTAGTCGTTACGATATACACGACCAGGCGCAATAAAGCGGAATGGCGGTTTGCCCTCTTCCATGGTGCGAATTTGCACGCCAGAAGTATGGGTACGTAACATAAGATCAGGATTAAAGAAGAAAGTATCGTGATCGGTACGGGCTGGGTGATCTTCTGCAATATTCAAAGCATCGAAGTTATGGAACGCATCTTCGATTTCAGGACCAGAATGAACACTAAAACCAAGTTCGCCAAAGAATTGCTCGATACGTTCAACAGTACGAGTTACAGGGTGAATACCACCGTTTTCAATGCGACGACCAGGTAGAGAAACGTCCAGCGTTTCTGCTGCTAGCTTCGCTTCTAGTTCTGCACGTTGTAATGCGTCTTTACGAGCGGCGATCGCTTGTTGCACTAAACCTTTTGCTTTATTGATTTCTTGACCCGCAGTGCGACGCTCTTCAGGCGGTAATTTACCTAAGCTTTGCAGTTGAAGGGTTAAATCGCCCTTTTTTCCTAATACCTGTACACGCACATCTTCTAGCGCGACAACAGAATCAGCCTGCTCAATCGCGGCCGTTGCATTGGCAATAATTTGTTCTAATTGCATCGTTTCCTCACCTACCGTTGGGTAGTGTTGGCTATGGTTTTTAGTTTGGCTTTTATTCTGCTTATTAAGTAGATATTGCCATTTTGCTCAACGTCTCGTAGAGGTTAAGCTTGAATAACCCCAGTAAAAAGTTATGCAAAATGACTATCACCTAAAACGCTTTCAAAAAGCCCACGAAAATAGTGCTATATAGTAATGAAATGCAGCCCTAAAGCCAAATTGAAATCGCCGTTTATTCTGGTTAATTTACCCTAATAATGGCGAGATTGGCGTCACTTAACCATAATTGAGCCAATGGTAACTATATCAACCCTTTTAACTTCGCCAATCCATAGGCATTGACACTGGTGGCATCTTTAATCTCACCCGACAAAATCATCGCTTCAAATTCAGATAGTGAAAATGATTTCGACACCAAACCTTCTTCTTCCGCATCGAGTTGTGTGGCAGTGTGTTTAAAGTCAGACGCCAGATAAATATGATAGCCTTGGGTAGAATAACCATAAGCGAGGTACTGAAAGCCAACGTATTGCATATTGCTTGCGATTAAACCGGTTTCTTCGCGTAACTCTCCGGCAGCCAGCTCCAGCGGATCCGCATTAGGATTATCTTCCCATGCACCCTGTGGCAATTCCCACAAACGTTGCTCTACCGCATAACGGTATTGCTGCACTAAATGCACACATCCATTCTCAATCGGTAGAATGACCACAAAATCCGGTTTTTCTACTACCCCAAAGATCCCTTCCGCTCCGCTAGCTCGCTCGATCTTATCTTCACGAACTGTCATCCATTTATTTTGATAAACCACTGTAGAATCGAGGGTTTTTATTTCTTTCATTGATTCGATACCTATAAAAATTGAGGGCCACTAAGGCTTAAAAGACTTTAACTGAAGTTAATTTACTCTTTCGATAAGCCATAAACAGCATGATTGATAATTCGACCATTTAGATTTTCACAATTAGAAATCACTCCTTCTAACTTCATGCCTAAACGTTCACAAACCTTTCTACTCGGTATATTATTTTCGCCCGCGGATATTTGAATTTTCTCGAGATTTAAATCAGAAAATGCGATGTTGATAAATTTAGAGACAGAGCGAGTGATGATGCCTTTACCTTGGTACGATTCCCGTAACCAGTATCCGATTTCAGCCATTTTAAGGTTATGATTAATCGAATTAAAACTGATATTACCTACCAATTCATCTTGATAAATAATACCGCATGTCATTGCTTTACCTTCGGCGTAATCCAGTAACGATTTACTTACAAACCGTAAGAAAAAATCTTCCGATTTAGCATGAGAGGGCCATGCAAGCCATTGAGATAAATATTTTTCTTCCTTGGAGACTATCTCAAAGTATTTGTGGGCAAAAGATCGCTCAATAAGGGCTAATTTCAATTCGCTATCAATCTCTATCGTAAACATAAATGTCCTCTACAATAAAATGTCGTATTTGGCACTTTACCTAAAGCATGTCGGTGTGAACAGTTCATCCACAGAAAATAGCAGTTAGCTTACCAAAATTGGCTTTTTGCCATAAATTCTATAATAGCCCACCGCACAACTCACTATAAATACAATATAGATAAGTACCGCTACTGGCGATCCGACAATATAATCATGCACACACCAAACTGTCATGGCAATCGTCATTAACAAGCGCATCAATTTATCATTATGGCTAAACGATGCTTTGGTATTTAGCAACGAAGCCATGCAACTTAACACACTGGTTAATCCACTGAATGTCACCACAGTGGCGAGCATTGTCACAAAATAAAATAGCCATTTCATTCTAGGGTCGAAAAAGAAAATTCCAGCTAAATAACGACAAGCCCCAATCAAAAGCAAACATGCAGCGGTCCATTGCCCGAGCAGTGCAAAATGTGCGGCAATTAAAAGCGCTGAAATACATAATGCAGTCAACAATGAAGTACGGTTTTTAAACTGAAATGAGGCAATATCAAATAAAGCTGCTACGCCTACCATATTTGTGATGCAATAAAAAAGGACATCAGCCCTCCACTAACAATAACAACGATAAAAAGAATGTAGGATGCTCATTATTCACCCGAAATGGCTTATAGCAAGCTGCAAAATTGCGTTCTATTTTGACGTGCTAGTTATATGTCGAATCTTTTGAGCAAGGTTTTGAAGTGCTAATTACAGGGGAGGTAATCGCCACCGCTTGAGTTGGAATCGAAGAGTCAAGAGCATGAGAACACGAGGATCTTGTGCTAAATGTGGTCATTGTACAATCCTCATATCGGTGAGCGGTTAAATTTAGTAGGACTCACTGTACTTTAATTGCGCACAGCTGTCACTGTTGCGTCCATTAAAAATCATTCGTGTCAATATTGATATACCTTTAATACTTATATGGATTAACGCCATATTTCAGGTATAAAAAAAGAGAGCCGAGGCTCTCTTTTTATTATTCTAATAACTGGTTCTAATTAAAGAGCAGCTTTCGCTTTTTCAACTAGTACTGCAAATGCAGATTTGTCGAATACAGCGATATCAGCAAGGATCTTACGATCGATCTCGATAGATGCTTTCTTAAGACCGTTAATGAAACGGCTGTAAGATAGACCATTTTGACGAGAAGCAGCGTTAATACGAGCGATCCATAGTTGACGGAACGTACGCTTTTTATTGCGACGGTCACGGTATGCGTATTGACCAGCTTTTGTAACTGCTTGGAAAGCTACGCGGTAAACACGTGAACGTGCTCCGTAGTAACCTTTAGCTTGCTTTAGAACTTTCTTATGACGTGCACGAGCTTGTACACCACGTTTTACGCGAGGCATTATGTCTCTCCTAAACTATTAAAATTAACTAACTAACAAAAAATTAAGCGTATGGAAGCATACGTACAACACCAGCAACTTCACATTTAGGAAGAATGGCGTTTGGACGAAGCTGACGCTTGTTTTTAGTAGTACGTTTAGTCAGGATATGACGTTTTGTCGCGTGCTTAAATTTAAAGCCGCCACCAGTTTTTTTGAAACGCTTCGCAGCGCCTCGGTTTGTTTTCATCTTAGGCATTGGATGAATAACTCCGCATTGTATGTATTAATCACTCTATGTGTTAATAGACATATCGGTTAATAATATGTAATTAGGGCGAACAAAACCTCGCACCTTACCGTTAAGTTTGGCGTGAGGTTTTATTACTTGTAAGGCCGTTAATTACTTCTTTTTAGGGGCCAACACCATGATCATTTGGCGACCTTCTATACGCGTTGGGAAAGATTCAACCACTGCTAACTCTTCAGTGTCCACTCTCAAACGCTTAAGAACGTCTACGCCAATCTCTTGGTGAGCCATTTCACGGCCACGGAAGCGAATAGTTACTTTCACTTTGTTGCCGTCTTCAAGGAAACGCGTCAGGTTGCGTAGTTTTACCTGATAGTCTCCGATATCAGTTCCAGGACGGAATTTAATTTCCTTAGTCTGGACCTGTTTTTGCTTCTTCTTTTGCTCTTTAGTCGCTTTGCTCTTTTCAAAGAGGAATTTACCATAGTCCATCACACGACAGACTGGTGGTTCAGCGTTTGGACTGATTTCTACCAGATCCATACCAGCTTCAAGAGCCGTTTCGAGGGCTTCATCAATGGTGACAACACCAACTGGTTCACCGTCAGCACCTGTTAAGCGCACTTCGGTCACGCCACGAATTTCATCGTTTAAACGATGCTGGTTTTGCTTGGCCGGTTGTTGGCCTTTTCTTCCGCCTTTAATAGGTTATTCCTCCAGATTGAGCTTACGGCTTGAAACTTCGGTTTGAAGATATGAAATTAAATCTTCAATTTTGAATTTACCGAGGTCTGTGCCTTTTCGAGTACGTACTGCGACTTCGCCAGCTTCCATTTCTTGGTCACCACAAACGAGGATGTACGGTACACGCTTTAATGTGTGTTCGCGGATTTTAAAGCCTATCTTCTCATTTCTCAAGTCCGCTTTCACTTTAAAGCCAGATTTTTGCAATTTTTGTGCAACTTGTTGCACATAATCGGCTTGTTTATCGGTAATTCCCGTGATCACAGCCTGTTCTGGCGCTAACCAAGTTGGGAAGAAACCGGCATATTCTTCGATCAAAATACCGATGAAACGCTCAAGTGACCCTAAAATCGCACGGTGAATCATAACAGGAACGAGACGTTCGTTACTTTCACCAACGTAAGTGGCACCTAAACGGCCTGGTAAATTGAAATCGAGCTGTACTGTACCACATTGCCATGCACGATCTAAACAATCATGTAAGGTAAATTCAATTTTCGGTCCGTAGAATGCACCCTCACCTTCTTGAATTTCGTATGGAATTTCCATTGATTCTAAGGCAAGTTTTAAATCGCTTTCAGATTTATCCCAGATCTCATCACTGCCTACACGCTGTTCAGGGCGAGTAGATAATTTCACTTCGATATTTTCAAAACCGAAAGTGTTATAGACATCGTAAACCATCTTAATACACTGGATCACTTCATCTTGGATCTGCTCTTCAGTACAGAAGATATGGGCATCATCTTGAGTAAAACCACGCACACGCATAATGCCGTGTAATGCGCCAGACGGTTCATTACGGTGACAAGAGCCAAACTCTGCCATGCGTAGTGGTAAATCACGGTAAGATTTCAGACCTTGGTTGAAGATCTGTACATGACCTGGGCAGTTCATTGGTTTGATCGCGTATTCACGGTTCTCTGAAGAAGTGGTGAACATCGCATCAGCGTACTTATCCCAGTGGCCAGAACGTTCCCAAAGCACACGATCCATCATTAATGGACCTTTTACTTCTTGGTAGTCGTATTCAGTCAGTTTTTCACGCACAAAGACTTC from Vibrio algicola encodes the following:
- a CDS encoding YgjV family protein: MVGVAALFDIASFQFKNRTSLLTALCISALLIAAHFALLGQWTAACLLLIGACRYLAGIFFFDPRMKWLFYFVTMLATVVTFSGLTSVLSCMASLLNTKASFSHNDKLMRLLMTIAMTVWCVHDYIVGSPVAVLIYIVFIVSCAVGYYRIYGKKPILVS
- the rplT gene encoding 50S ribosomal protein L20 — protein: MPRVKRGVQARARHKKVLKQAKGYYGARSRVYRVAFQAVTKAGQYAYRDRRNKKRTFRQLWIARINAASRQNGLSYSRFINGLKKASIEIDRKILADIAVFDKSAFAVLVEKAKAAL
- the rpmI gene encoding 50S ribosomal protein L35 — its product is MPKMKTNRGAAKRFKKTGGGFKFKHATKRHILTKRTTKNKRQLRPNAILPKCEVAGVVRMLPYA
- the infC gene encoding translation initiation factor IF-3, which gives rise to MKGGRKGQQPAKQNQHRLNDEIRGVTEVRLTGADGEPVGVVTIDEALETALEAGMDLVEISPNAEPPVCRVMDYGKFLFEKSKATKEQKKKQKQVQTKEIKFRPGTDIGDYQVKLRNLTRFLEDGNKVKVTIRFRGREMAHQEIGVDVLKRLRVDTEELAVVESFPTRIEGRQMIMVLAPKKK
- the thrS gene encoding threonine--tRNA ligase, giving the protein MPVITLPDGSTRQFDNAVSTMDVALSIGPGLAKATIAGRVDGNRVDACDLIENDASLQIITAKDEDGLEIIRHSCAHLLGHAIKQLFPEAKMAIGPTIDRGFYYDIDLEHSLTQDDLDAIEKRMKALAKTKYQVVKKNVSWQQARDTFESRGEEYKIAILDENVARDDRPGLYHHEEYIDMCRGPHVPNMSFCQNFTLLNVAGAYWRGNSDNKMLQRIYGTAFADKKQLKEHLVRLEEAAKRDHRKIGKHLDLFHMQQEAPGMVFWHHNGWSIFRELEVFVREKLTEYDYQEVKGPLMMDRVLWERSGHWDKYADAMFTTSSENREYAIKPMNCPGHVQIFNQGLKSYRDLPLRMAEFGSCHRNEPSGALHGIMRVRGFTQDDAHIFCTEEQIQDEVIQCIKMVYDVYNTFGFENIEVKLSTRPEQRVGSDEIWDKSESDLKLALESMEIPYEIQEGEGAFYGPKIEFTLHDCLDRAWQCGTVQLDFNLPGRLGATYVGESNERLVPVMIHRAILGSLERFIGILIEEYAGFFPTWLAPEQAVITGITDKQADYVQQVAQKLQKSGFKVKADLRNEKIGFKIREHTLKRVPYILVCGDQEMEAGEVAVRTRKGTDLGKFKIEDLISYLQTEVSSRKLNLEE